The DNA window CGTTCCGAGAAAGCCTGAGCCGATCAGCAGCGCGACAAGCCCCAACCAGTGGGCAAAGGCAAATCCCAGCAGCGCAAAGGCAATGGTCTTGAACAGGTGCTGCGCGGTCATCAGCAGCGCGTGGGTGGCCGAATAACCAAGGCGATCCAGATCGAGAGTTTTGACATAAGCGGCCACAAACGGACCGGTTCCACCGAAAAACATCGTCAGAAAACTGGAGAAAAGCCCGGTGACGGCCGCTGAACTGCGCATGCTGGCGGGCGGTTTGAAGAGAATGGTCCAGAGAATAAAAAGCCCGACGCCGACCCGGATCATCCCGGGATTTAACTGCACCACAAAAGTGCCGCCGATGGCCACACCGACACAGGACCCGATCAGAAACGGTACTACCGTCGCGGTGTGTATATATTTTATAAACAATGCGGTACGGCCCACGTTTGATCCAAGCTGCACAAGGCCGTGCAGGGGGATGATCGCAGGTGCCGGCAGAAAGACCGCCATCACGCCGAGCATAACCGCGCCGCCGCCGATGCCGAATGCGGCTGTGATCAGCGAGCACAGAAAGCTGACGGCAGACAGCCCTGCGGCGACCCCCGGACCCAGCCCGCCGTGCATGATTTCCCAACTCATCGCGGCCTAACCGGCGCGGCGGGTGCTTGGCGGCGCAGATCCGGGGGGCGGGTTCGTATCATGCTGTCTCCGGTTTTGTTTCCGGGCGACGATAACGTGCTGTTCGGGGCCCGCAATCGGTTTTGGGTGGCGGTGCCGGGCAGGCGGCGCAACGGCTGAAAAAGCCGGCAGGTGGGCCACAGGTCTCTTCCGGGGTGCTGCTGCGACACTGTATCCGGGCGCTGGCAGGTTGTTTGCAGGCTGCCGGCCTTGCACAGAACGCGCATTGCGTCATCTTAAGCTGCGAGATCATTCCGGAAAGGCGCGGCATATATGCTCCTGCAGATCAGGCACCTGTCAAAAGATTACCTTTCGGGCGCCGCCCGGACAGAAGTTCTGCGCGATGTGAGCTTTGATCTGGACGCCGGAGAGACACTGGCGCTCGAAGGTGAATCCGGCAGCGGCAAAAGCACGGTCCTGCACCTTATAGCCGGGCTCGATTCGCCCACCTCCGGCAGCATCCTGCTGAAGGGGCGGGAAATAAACGGCCTGCCCGATCAGGCAGCGGCGGGGATGCGGCGCTCAGATGTCGGCGTTATTTTTCAGCAGTTCAATCTGATCCCCAGCCTGACCGTGGGCGCAAACATTGCCTTTCAGGCCCGGCTGGCCGGGAAGGAAGATACCGCCTTTGTCAAGGAGCTGGCTGAGCGGATCGGTCTGGCCGATCAGACGGAAAAATATCCCGAAGCGCTCTCCGGGGGGCAGCAGCAACGGGTGGCCATTGCCCGCACTCTCGCCGCGCGACCGGCGCTGATCCTGGCGGATGAGCCGACAGGCAACCTTGACGAAAGCACCGCCGACGCGGTGCTGGATCTGATGCTGGAAAGTGCTGCCGGGGTCGGGGCGGCAGTGCTGATGGTGACCCATTCCGCCCGCCAGGCCGCGCGCATGTCGCGCCGTATCCTGCTGCGCCACGGCGTGGTGCAGCCCCGGTTGCAGGTCCCGTCACCATGACGCGGCACGGGCTGGCGGTTCTGCTCTCGCACTGGCGGCGCAACCCGTTGCAGCTGCTGACGCTGGTAACCGGTCTGGCGCTGGCAACGGCACTCTGGTCGGGCGTGCAGGCGATCAATGCCGAGGCGCGTGCGAGTTATGCGCAGGCCTCCGACACGCTGGATGCCGGTGATATCGCCCGGATTATCCGCACCGACGGTCAGGACATCACCATCGCGGAATATGTGGCACTACGCCGCGCCGGCTGGCTGGTGAGCCCGGTGGTCGAGGGGCAGTTGCGCGGAACGGAACCGGGCATCAGGATCACCGGGATTGAGCCGCTGACACTGCCCGGACGCGGAGCATTTGGGCAGGCTGAGGAGGGCATAACCTTACCTGACGGATTTCTGAGCGATGCCGGTCTCCTGATGGCGAACCCCGACGATCTGACGGCGCTTGAGCCGTTTGGCGTGCCGCTTCAGGTGGATCCGGACCGGCGCGCAGGCACGGCGCTCACAGATATCGCCACGGCCCGGCGGCTGCTCGGTGAGGACGGCAGCATCGGATGGCTGCTGCTCGCCCCCGAACAGCCCCTGATCCGCGCCGTTCTGCCGGTGGCCTATACCGTGAGCGAGCCGCTGGTGCAGAATGATGTCGCGCGCCTGACACGCAGCTTCCATCTTAATCTCACGGCCTTCGGGCTGTTGTCCTTTGCGGTTGGTATCTTCATTGTCTATGGCGCTGTAGGTCTTGCGTTTGAGCAACGGCGCGGGGTTTTCCGGACGCTGCGCGCGATGGGCATGCCGCTGCGCCGGCTGATGCTCTTGCTGGTGCTGGAACTGGGGGTTTTCGCTCTTCTGGCCGGGGCGACGGGTATCGCGCTGGGGTATGTGATCGCGGCAGCTCTGATGCCGGATGTGGCCGCGACCCTGCGCGGGCTTTACGGGGCGGAGGTCACCGGGCAGTTGCAGCTGCGCCCGGTCTGGTGGCTCTCGGGCATGGCCATCGCACTAGGCGGGACTGCGGTTGCCGCTGTCGCCGCGCTCTGGCGTCTTGTCAGGATGCCGCTGTTGTCTTTCAACCACCCGCGCGCGATGCGCGTGCAGGCGGATGGCTCAGCGCGTCTTATGCTGGTGGCCGCAGCGGTGTTGCTGAGTGCGGCGGCTCTCTTTGCCGCCTTTGGCTCGGGGCTTTTTGCAGGATTTGCGCTGCTCGCCTGTCTGTTAACGGGGGCGGCATTCTGCCTGCCTCTGGTACTGTCGCAGGTGCTGAAAATGGCGGAAGGTGCTGCAAACGGCGTGCTGTCGCAGTGGTTCTGGGCTGACACACGCCAGCAGTTGCCGGGGCTGTCGATGGCGCTGATGGCGTTGCTGCTGGCAATGGCGGCCAACATTGGTGTCTCGACGATGGTGTCAAGTTTCCGGCTGACTTTCACCGGCTATCTCGATCAACGTCTTTCGGCAGATCTTTACCTGCGCGCAGGCTCCCCTGCTCAGGCCGGTGATATCGTTTCCTTTCTTGAGGATCGCGAAACGGATGTTCTGCCGATTGCCTCGGCGCCGACACGCATCGGCGGTCTGCCGGCGGAGGTATTTGGCCTGCGTGATCATGTCAGTTACAGAGAAAACTGGCCGGTGCTCGACGCTGTGCCGGCGGTCTGGGACAGGCTCGCTGTCGGGGACGGCGCGCTGATCAACGAGCAGATGGCGCGGCGCGAAGCCCTGGGCCCGGGCGATACCCTTCCGGGCGGCGATACTGTTCTGGGCATCTACAGCGATTACGGCAATGCCGCCGGGCAGGTGATCATCTCCGAGGCGCTTTTCGCCGCGCGCTATCCGGAAATCACACCGGTTCAGTTCGGTCTGGTGTCAGACGCGCCGGCGGCCCTCGCAGAGGCCCTGCAGGACCGGTTCGATCTGCAGCCCGATGCGCTGATAAATCAACGCGACCTCAAGGCGTTCTCGCTTGAGATTTTCGAGCGAACCTTTGCCGTGACGGCAGCCCTGAACGTGCTGACCCTGTCGGTGGCGGGCCTAGCGATCCTCATCAGCCTGCTGACGCTTGCCACCATGCGGCTGCCGCAGCTGGCACCGGTCTGGGCGCTTGGTCTGACGCGCCGCGATCTTGCGGGTTTCGAAATACTGCGTGCCGTCTGCCTCGCCACGCTTACAGGTCTGCTGGCCGTGCCGCTGGGGCTGGCGCTGGCCTGGGTTTTGCTGGCGGTGGTCAATGTTGAAGCCTTCGGCTGGCGTCTGCCGATGTATCTTTTCGCCGGCGATATGCTGCGGCTGGGCGGGCTGACGCTGCTGGCGGCATTGCTCGCAGCTCTCTGGCCCGCCGCACGCCTTGCACGAACACCGCCCCAGAAACTATTGAAAGTATTCAGTAATGAACGGTGATTGGATCAGAGCATTTGTGTTTTCTGTGATCCTTTCGGTGCTACCGGCGGGTGCCGGTGCTCAGGGGTTTGCCGGCCTTGGCGCGGACGCTACCGGCTTTGCGTTTCCCGACCGGGACGTGCAGATTGCATTTCCGCGTGATCACGGCGCGCACCCTGATTTTCGCATCGAATGGTGGTACCTCACTGCAAACCTTCAGGCAGCGGACGGTACAGAATACGGGCTGCAGTGGACGCTCTTCCGCAGTGCCGGCGCACCGGTCGAGAAAGAAGGCTGGTCAAGTCCGCAGGTCTGGATGGGCCACGCGGCTGTCACGACGCCTGACCGGCATTTCGTGGCCGAAAGGCTGGCCCGGGGCGGGATCGGTCAGGCGGGTGCCGAAGCTGAACCATTTCAGGCCTGGATCGACGACTGGGAAATGCGCGCCACAGGTGCGGGCATTGAGGCGCTGAGCATGCGCGCGACCGGCCCGGATTTTGCTTACGATATGACGCTCACCGCGCAAGGGCCGCTCGTCTTTCACGGAGACGAGGGGTATTCGGTGAAGTCGGCGTCGGGACGGGCCAGTTATTACTATTCACAGCCGTTCTACGAGATTGCCGGAACGCTGAAGCTGCCCGGTGGTGATGTGGTCGTCACCGGCACTGCCTGGCTTGACCGGGAATGGGCGTCGCAGCCCCTCGGTGATACTCAGATCAGCTGGGACTGGTTCTCTATGGCCTTTGATGGCGGGGCGCGGCTGATGGGGTTTACGCTGCATGACAGTGCCGCGGGTGACTATACGGCCGCGACCTGGATTGACCCGGATGGTACAACCACTGCCTATCCCGACGGAGCCTTCCGGGCCCGGCCTCTGGAGACGGAAGAGGTGGCGGGCCGTGAGGTGCCGGTCGTCTGGCAGGTGTCGTTGCCGGACCGTGCGGTGGACGTGACCGTGACCGCAATGAACCGGCAGGCCTGGATGGATACGCTGGTGTCCTACTGGGAGGGCCCGGTGCGCATCACTGGCAGCCATGCCGGACGCGGATACCTCGAAATGACCGGCTACTGAGTGTCGCATACGCGGCATCAGGCTGGTTCTGTGCCGGTACCGGTGATATTTCAAAGCCAGGACAACCGGAGGAGCCGTACCATGTCCCGCGCCCGTACACTGACACGACGCACTGTGATGACCGGCGCACTCGTTCTGGGGGGCGGGGTGGCCTTTGGCACCTGGCGTCTGCTGACACCTGACGCCAACCCGGTGCTGGCAAGTCTTGAGCAGGGAGCGGCAAGCTTTAACCCCTGGGTGCTGATAGAGCCGGGGGGCGTTACTCTGATCACACCGCATGCGGATGTAGGCCAGGGCGTGACCTCAATGCAGGCGCTGCTGATTGCGGAAGAAATGGATCTGGAGCCGGGTGGTTTCGTCACCGCGCCGGGGGTGCCCGCGCGGGCATACCGGAACCGCGCACTCTCACAGGATGCGGTACCTTTCATGTCCACCGATCAGCGCTTTGTGGCGCGTGCCGGCCGGTCGGTTGCCGAGGGTGTGATGAAGCTTCTCGCGCTGCAGGTTACAGGGGGGTCAAGCTCGGTGCCTGACAGCTATAACAAACTGCGCCGCGCCGGTGCGGTGGCCCGCGAAACGCTCAAAGCTGCGGCCGCCGCGCGAACGGGTATTCCGGTGACGCAGCTGTCGACCGCGCAGGGGGCTGTCATATTGCCAGACGGTGAGCGGATCCCTTATCCGGACCTGACCTCTTACGCGGCAGAAATCCCGCCGGTGACTGATGTGGTTCTGCGCCCGCCGTCGGCCTGGCGTCTGACGGGACAGCCGGTGGAACGCATTGACATCCGGGATAAATCAACCGGCACGACCCGCTACGGCATTGATCAATGGCAGGCGGACATGCTTTTTGCCTCGGTCCGCGCAAGCCCGCGCCGGGGCGGTGCTCTGCTCGGGTACGACGCCACTCTGGCGCAACAGATGCCCGGTGTTCTGCATGTGCTGGATCTGCCCGGCGCGGTGGCGGTGGTTGCTGACAATACATGGAATGCCTTTCAGGCGCTGGAAGAGATCAGTTTTGACTGGGGCCCGGCGCCTTTTCCGGCAGAGCAGGACGCGCACTGGCAGATCCTGAGCGATGCCTTTGACACCACGCCCGCGAAAACCTGGCGCAATGACGGGGATGTGTCCCGTCTGTCCGGGCCCTGGCGGGAATACCGCGCACCCTATGTCGCCCATCAGCCGCTGGAGCCGCTGAACGCCACGATCCGGGTTGACGGTGAGCGTGCTGAGATCCGGACAACCCATCAGATGCCGGGACTGGCACGGGATAAGGTGGCGAAAATTACCGGGCTGCCGGCAGCGCGTGTTAGCTTTCACAACCTGCCGGGCGGGGGCAGTTTCGGGCACCGGCTCGAGTTTGATATCATCGAACAGGCCGCAGAAATCGGCCGGCAACTGCCCGGTGAAACCATCAAGGTGACGCTCAGCCGGGAAGAGGATTTCGCCCGCGACATCCCGCGCCAGATCGCGATGGCCCGCGCACGGGGGGCTGCGTCCGGGGGGCAGGTCACCGCACTGGATCTGCAGATTGCCGCACCTTCTGTGACGCGTTCCCAGACCGGGCGCGCGGCGTTTGAAGTGCCGGGGCCCGACCTGCAGACGGTGGCCGGTGCCTGGAACATGCCCTTTGCGATCCCGGATCTGCGGGTTTCGGGTCGGGATGTGGAGGGGCTGGCGCCGGTCAGTTCCTGGCGGTCGGTCGGTGCTGTAACGGCGGGGTTTTTCGCGGAATCCGCGCTTGACGAACTGATCCGTGATGCGGGCGCTGACCCGATGGCCGAACGGTTGCGGCTGGTCCGGGACCCGGTTGCGCGCGGCGTTCTGGAGGCTGTCGCTGAGATGTCGGACTGGGGCAGGGGCGTGGCCCCGGCAGAAGGGCGCGGTGTGGCGCTGGTCAGCTCATTCGGCGTGCCTGTGGCCCAGGTGGTGGATGTCACCGCGACGCATCAGGGCATTCGTATTGATCGGGTATTTGTGGCAGCGGACGCGGGCCCGATCCTTGACCCGGTGAATTTCGAAAACCAGGTGCAGGGCGGCGTTGTCTGGGGGCTCGGCCACGCGATCAACAGCGAAATTACCTATGCAGGCGGCGAGGCACAGCAGAGAAATTATCATGCAGCACCCGGTTTACGGCTCTGGCAGACCCCGCAGATTGTTGTGCGCGGGCTGCAATCCGCACGCGACATCCGCGGGATCGGCGAGCCACCGGTGCCGCCTGTCGCCCCGGCACTGGCAGGGGCGGTCTTTGCAGCCACCGGCCAGCGCCTGCGCGAGATGCCCTTTGCGCGTCACGCAGCCTTTGTCTGAGGCGAACGCTCTCTCTTGCGGGTGTTGCGATTAATGCTATCCCTGGAACCTGATCGCGACACCAACAGCCACCGGAGGCCCCATGGATTTTGCACTCAGCGAAGAACAGAGCGCCATTTTTGACATGGCATATGCCTTTGGTCAGGAGCATATCGCACCTTTCGCGCGCGACTGGGAAGCGCAGGGTACGATCCCCAAAGATCTTTGGCCCCGGGTGGCTGAACTTGGTCTTGCCGGTATCTATGTCTCTGAAGAATACGGCGGATCCGGGCTGAGCCGTCTGGATGCCACGCTGGTTTTCGAGGCGCTTGCAATGGCCTGCCCGTCGGTGGGCTCTTTCCTGTCGATCCACAATATGTGTGGCGGGATGATCGATACCTACGGCTCGGAGGAAATGAAATCAGCCTGGCTGCCGAAACTCTGTGCGATGGAAAAGATTTTCTCTTACTGTCTGACCGAACCCGGATCGGGTTCTGACGCATCAGCACTGCGCACACGCGCCGCGCGGACCAATGAAGGATACAGTCTGACCGGAACCAAGGCCTTCATTTCCGGAGGCAACTATTCGGATGTTTATCTCAGCATGGTCCGCACCGGCGATGACGGCCCGAAGGGTATTTCGGCCATGCTGGTTGAGGCGGGAACGGATGGTCTGAGCTTTGGCGGACCGGAGCAGAAAATGGGCTGGCGCGCGCAACCCACGGCACAGGTTCAGTTCGACGACTGCCGGGTGCCTGCGGAGAATCTCGTGGGCGAGGAGGGGCGCGGTTTCGCCTATGCGATGTCGGGGCTTGACGGCGGGCGCCTGAATATTGCGGCTTCCGCTTTGGGCGGCGCACAGGCGGCGCTGAATGCAGCCCTTGCCTATACCGGTGAGCGCAAGGCCTTCGGGCGGTCGATCGATCAGTTTCAGGCACTGCAGTTCAAACTCGCAGATATGGAAGTGCGCCTGCAGGCGGCCCGGATTTTCCTGCGTCAGGCTGCCTGGAAACTGGACGCCGGAACGGCCGATGCCACTAAGAACTGTGCGATGGCCAAAGTGTTTGTGACCGATGCCGCCTTTGATGTTGCCAATGACGCGCTGCAGCTGCACGGCGGCTATGGCTACCTGGCCGATTACGGGGTCGAGAAAATTGTGCGGGATCTGCGTGTGCACCAGATCCTTGAAGGCACAAACGAAATCATGCGGGTTATTATCTCGCGGCAGCTGCTGGCGGCGCGCGGCTGAGCGCAGATCTCGCAGCCGGTTAAGCGGCGGTTTACCTGTTGGGGTCATAAAGACACTGCGCGGTTTCGCGCGCCTCGTATTTGTGACCCCTGACCGGATAGCCATGTGATTTCAGTACCGAGTGCCGCCGATATGATGTCTGATAAGCCGCCCAGACGGGTGCTCATTGTCGACGATTCACGGGTTTTGCGGGCCTGGCTCTGCGCTGTTCTGTCCTCTGATCCGCGTCTGGTAATCGCCGGGGAAGCAGCCGATGCGGTCGCCGCCCGTGACTTTCTGCGCGGTAACCCGGTGGACGTGATTACGCTCGATATCGAGATGCCGGGAATGAGCGGGCTTGAGTTTCTGACACGGCTGATGCGCGCCCGACCGACCCCGGTTGTGATGATGTCGGGTCTGACAAGTGCCGGCAGTGACGCCGCGGTTCAGGCGCTTTCCCGCGGTGCCGTCGATTGTATGGTCAAGCCGACCGGCGATTATGGAGACGAGCTTACGAGCGACATCTGTGATCGTGTCTATCACGCGGCCTGCACGCGTCCGGCACGTACGAAACGTCCGGAGGCAGCCGTGCCTGTGCGCACATCTGCTCCGGCCGTTTTCGGGGCCGGAGGTCGTATCTGCCGCCGCGGATCGGTTTTTCTGATCGGCGCGTCGACCGGGGGGGTGGCAGCCCTTGAAACCGTTCTGCCAATGCTGGATCCTGCCGGGCCGCCCGTCGTTATCGTACAGCACATGCCAGGCAATTTTCTCGTCAGCTTCTCTGAGCGGCTCAACAGGCAGTTGCCACAGAACGTATATCTCGCCCGCGAAAACCATATACTGGAAAGAGGTGATATCGTTCTGGCGCCGGGCGACGGGCAACACACCGGAATTTATCGTAAAAACGGCGGATGGATGTGCCGCTTTCTGCCCAATGATCCGCCCGCTCTTCATTGTCCCTCTGTCGATGTACTCTTTATGTCTGCAGTGAGCGAGGCCGGGAATGTAACGGCGTCACTGCTTACCGGGCTTGGCAGGGACGGGGCGAACGGACTGCTGGAGCTTTCGCGCGCCGGCGCGCGGACAATAGGCCAGAACGAGGGCACCTGCGTTGTCTATGGCATGCCGCGAGCGGCATATGCGATCGGTGCAGTTCAACGCGAACTGCCGCTGGATAAAATCGGTCCGGAAATGCGCGATACCCGACGTCGCACCGCGCGCTCCCTGCGACCGTCGGGGAATGCCAGGACATGAGATCTGCGAACAGAGTTCACATCACCCAGGGTGAACGAGGTTCGGGCACCGACCCTGACCTTGTGATCAGCACAATACTTGGATCCTGTGTGTCGTGCTGTCTGTGGGACCCGGTGGCTGGTGCAGGCGGCATGAACCATATGCTGCTGACCGTCAGTACGGCAAAAAAGGGGTTTTGCAATCTCGCAGGGATCAATGCGATGGAACTGCTGATCAATGATATTCTCAAGCTCGGCGGCAGGCGGGACAGGCTGCGCGCAAAAGCCTTTGGCGGCTCGCGGATGGTTTCAGGCCTCAGCGACATTGGTCGGCTGAACAGTGATTTCACGCTCGATTTTCTGCGACAGGAAGGCATCACCTGTGAGGGTCATTCGCTTGGCGGGTCATCCGCCCGGCATCTGATGTTCTGGCCGGCGTCGGGCCGTGTGCTTCAGAAAGTTCGTGAAGATGCCCCGGAGGAAACACCGGCTCAGGTGCGCGCTCCGGAAAACACCGGCAACGATC is part of the Roseobacter ponti genome and encodes:
- a CDS encoding sulfite exporter TauE/SafE family protein yields the protein MSWEIMHGGLGPGVAAGLSAVSFLCSLITAAFGIGGGAVMLGVMAVFLPAPAIIPLHGLVQLGSNVGRTALFIKYIHTATVVPFLIGSCVGVAIGGTFVVQLNPGMIRVGVGLFILWTILFKPPASMRSSAAVTGLFSSFLTMFFGGTGPFVAAYVKTLDLDRLGYSATHALLMTAQHLFKTIAFALLGFAFAHWLGLVALLIGSGFLGTVAGRHILLRIDERKFRVALNAVLFLLALQLIIWGGTRLFQDYAPG
- a CDS encoding ABC transporter ATP-binding protein encodes the protein MLLQIRHLSKDYLSGAARTEVLRDVSFDLDAGETLALEGESGSGKSTVLHLIAGLDSPTSGSILLKGREINGLPDQAAAGMRRSDVGVIFQQFNLIPSLTVGANIAFQARLAGKEDTAFVKELAERIGLADQTEKYPEALSGGQQQRVAIARTLAARPALILADEPTGNLDESTADAVLDLMLESAAGVGAAVLMVTHSARQAARMSRRILLRHGVVQPRLQVPSP
- a CDS encoding ABC transporter permease → MTRHGLAVLLSHWRRNPLQLLTLVTGLALATALWSGVQAINAEARASYAQASDTLDAGDIARIIRTDGQDITIAEYVALRRAGWLVSPVVEGQLRGTEPGIRITGIEPLTLPGRGAFGQAEEGITLPDGFLSDAGLLMANPDDLTALEPFGVPLQVDPDRRAGTALTDIATARRLLGEDGSIGWLLLAPEQPLIRAVLPVAYTVSEPLVQNDVARLTRSFHLNLTAFGLLSFAVGIFIVYGAVGLAFEQRRGVFRTLRAMGMPLRRLMLLLVLELGVFALLAGATGIALGYVIAAALMPDVAATLRGLYGAEVTGQLQLRPVWWLSGMAIALGGTAVAAVAALWRLVRMPLLSFNHPRAMRVQADGSARLMLVAAAVLLSAAALFAAFGSGLFAGFALLACLLTGAAFCLPLVLSQVLKMAEGAANGVLSQWFWADTRQQLPGLSMALMALLLAMAANIGVSTMVSSFRLTFTGYLDQRLSADLYLRAGSPAQAGDIVSFLEDRETDVLPIASAPTRIGGLPAEVFGLRDHVSYRENWPVLDAVPAVWDRLAVGDGALINEQMARREALGPGDTLPGGDTVLGIYSDYGNAAGQVIISEALFAARYPEITPVQFGLVSDAPAALAEALQDRFDLQPDALINQRDLKAFSLEIFERTFAVTAALNVLTLSVAGLAILISLLTLATMRLPQLAPVWALGLTRRDLAGFEILRAVCLATLTGLLAVPLGLALAWVLLAVVNVEAFGWRLPMYLFAGDMLRLGGLTLLAALLAALWPAARLARTPPQKLLKVFSNER
- a CDS encoding lipocalin-like domain-containing protein, yielding MNGDWIRAFVFSVILSVLPAGAGAQGFAGLGADATGFAFPDRDVQIAFPRDHGAHPDFRIEWWYLTANLQAADGTEYGLQWTLFRSAGAPVEKEGWSSPQVWMGHAAVTTPDRHFVAERLARGGIGQAGAEAEPFQAWIDDWEMRATGAGIEALSMRATGPDFAYDMTLTAQGPLVFHGDEGYSVKSASGRASYYYSQPFYEIAGTLKLPGGDVVVTGTAWLDREWASQPLGDTQISWDWFSMAFDGGARLMGFTLHDSAAGDYTAATWIDPDGTTTAYPDGAFRARPLETEEVAGREVPVVWQVSLPDRAVDVTVTAMNRQAWMDTLVSYWEGPVRITGSHAGRGYLEMTGY
- a CDS encoding xanthine dehydrogenase family protein molybdopterin-binding subunit — encoded protein: MSRARTLTRRTVMTGALVLGGGVAFGTWRLLTPDANPVLASLEQGAASFNPWVLIEPGGVTLITPHADVGQGVTSMQALLIAEEMDLEPGGFVTAPGVPARAYRNRALSQDAVPFMSTDQRFVARAGRSVAEGVMKLLALQVTGGSSSVPDSYNKLRRAGAVARETLKAAAAARTGIPVTQLSTAQGAVILPDGERIPYPDLTSYAAEIPPVTDVVLRPPSAWRLTGQPVERIDIRDKSTGTTRYGIDQWQADMLFASVRASPRRGGALLGYDATLAQQMPGVLHVLDLPGAVAVVADNTWNAFQALEEISFDWGPAPFPAEQDAHWQILSDAFDTTPAKTWRNDGDVSRLSGPWREYRAPYVAHQPLEPLNATIRVDGERAEIRTTHQMPGLARDKVAKITGLPAARVSFHNLPGGGSFGHRLEFDIIEQAAEIGRQLPGETIKVTLSREEDFARDIPRQIAMARARGAASGGQVTALDLQIAAPSVTRSQTGRAAFEVPGPDLQTVAGAWNMPFAIPDLRVSGRDVEGLAPVSSWRSVGAVTAGFFAESALDELIRDAGADPMAERLRLVRDPVARGVLEAVAEMSDWGRGVAPAEGRGVALVSSFGVPVAQVVDVTATHQGIRIDRVFVAADAGPILDPVNFENQVQGGVVWGLGHAINSEITYAGGEAQQRNYHAAPGLRLWQTPQIVVRGLQSARDIRGIGEPPVPPVAPALAGAVFAATGQRLREMPFARHAAFV
- a CDS encoding acyl-CoA dehydrogenase family protein, whose amino-acid sequence is MDFALSEEQSAIFDMAYAFGQEHIAPFARDWEAQGTIPKDLWPRVAELGLAGIYVSEEYGGSGLSRLDATLVFEALAMACPSVGSFLSIHNMCGGMIDTYGSEEMKSAWLPKLCAMEKIFSYCLTEPGSGSDASALRTRAARTNEGYSLTGTKAFISGGNYSDVYLSMVRTGDDGPKGISAMLVEAGTDGLSFGGPEQKMGWRAQPTAQVQFDDCRVPAENLVGEEGRGFAYAMSGLDGGRLNIAASALGGAQAALNAALAYTGERKAFGRSIDQFQALQFKLADMEVRLQAARIFLRQAAWKLDAGTADATKNCAMAKVFVTDAAFDVANDALQLHGGYGYLADYGVEKIVRDLRVHQILEGTNEIMRVIISRQLLAARG
- the cheB gene encoding chemotaxis-specific protein-glutamate methyltransferase CheB; the encoded protein is MISVPSAADMMSDKPPRRVLIVDDSRVLRAWLCAVLSSDPRLVIAGEAADAVAARDFLRGNPVDVITLDIEMPGMSGLEFLTRLMRARPTPVVMMSGLTSAGSDAAVQALSRGAVDCMVKPTGDYGDELTSDICDRVYHAACTRPARTKRPEAAVPVRTSAPAVFGAGGRICRRGSVFLIGASTGGVAALETVLPMLDPAGPPVVIVQHMPGNFLVSFSERLNRQLPQNVYLARENHILERGDIVLAPGDGQHTGIYRKNGGWMCRFLPNDPPALHCPSVDVLFMSAVSEAGNVTASLLTGLGRDGANGLLELSRAGARTIGQNEGTCVVYGMPRAAYAIGAVQRELPLDKIGPEMRDTRRRTARSLRPSGNART
- a CDS encoding chemotaxis protein CheD, which codes for MRSANRVHITQGERGSGTDPDLVISTILGSCVSCCLWDPVAGAGGMNHMLLTVSTAKKGFCNLAGINAMELLINDILKLGGRRDRLRAKAFGGSRMVSGLSDIGRLNSDFTLDFLRQEGITCEGHSLGGSSARHLMFWPASGRVLQKVREDAPEETPAQVRAPENTGNDLELF